One genomic window of Sphingopyxis sp. OPL5 includes the following:
- a CDS encoding helix-turn-helix transcriptional regulator, whose amino-acid sequence MANFGDDPRAALDRLLRERGVDYARLSEKIGRNPAYIQQYIKRGSPRRLAEEDRARIAAFLGVPEAMLGGPVHRVAAPARARGADMVLVPKLAIGASAGAGASIDGEPVEGEVAFDPKWLRDLGADPRALSIIRVEGDSMAPTLNDGDDILVDGGDAAARLRDGIYVLRMDDVLMVKRISRAPGPGRISVISDNVQYRSWDDLPMAAVQLVGRVVWTGRRVR is encoded by the coding sequence ATGGCCAATTTCGGGGATGATCCGCGCGCCGCGCTCGACCGGCTGTTGCGGGAACGGGGCGTCGATTATGCGCGGCTGTCGGAAAAGATCGGACGCAATCCTGCCTATATCCAACAATATATCAAGCGCGGTTCACCGCGGCGGCTCGCCGAAGAGGACCGGGCGCGGATCGCCGCCTTTCTGGGGGTGCCCGAAGCGATGCTGGGTGGACCGGTGCATCGCGTCGCGGCGCCGGCACGGGCGCGCGGGGCCGATATGGTGCTGGTGCCCAAGCTGGCGATCGGCGCTTCGGCGGGGGCGGGGGCGAGCATCGACGGCGAGCCCGTCGAGGGCGAGGTCGCCTTCGATCCCAAATGGCTGCGCGACCTGGGGGCCGATCCGCGCGCGCTCAGCATCATCCGCGTGGAGGGCGATTCGATGGCGCCGACGCTGAACGACGGCGACGACATATTGGTCGACGGCGGCGACGCGGCTGCGCGGCTGCGCGACGGCATCTATGTGCTGCGCATGGACGATGTGCTGATGGTCAAGCGCATCTCACGCGCACCGGGGCCGGGGCGGATTTCGGTGATCAGCGACAATGTCCAGTATCGCAGCTGGGATGACCTGCCGATGGCGGCGGTGCAACTGGTCGGCCGGGTGGTGTGGACCGGGCGGCGGGTGCGTTAG
- a CDS encoding MaoC family dehydratase, whose product MATITPQELQTRVGETIGTSEWVLVDQDMINKFADATGDHQFIHIDEEKAKLTPFGGTIAHGFLTLSLIPMLGAKTDSPKIDGIKMGVNYGGNKVRFLAPVRSGKRVRSHVKLLELDEKRPGQWQQTNEITVEIEGEDKPALIAEWITQFFV is encoded by the coding sequence ATGGCCACGATCACGCCGCAGGAATTGCAGACCAGGGTCGGTGAGACCATCGGGACGTCCGAATGGGTGCTCGTCGATCAGGACATGATCAACAAGTTCGCCGACGCCACCGGCGACCATCAGTTCATCCATATCGACGAGGAAAAGGCGAAGCTGACGCCCTTCGGCGGTACGATCGCGCACGGCTTCCTCACGCTCTCGCTGATCCCGATGCTCGGCGCGAAAACCGACTCGCCCAAGATCGACGGCATCAAGATGGGCGTCAATTACGGCGGCAACAAAGTCCGCTTCCTCGCCCCCGTCCGTTCGGGCAAGCGCGTGCGCAGCCATGTGAAGCTGCTCGAACTCGACGAAAAGCGCCCCGGCCAGTGGCAGCAGACCAACGAGATCACGGTCGAGATCGAGGGTGAAGACAAGCCCGCCTTGATCGCCGAATGGATCACGCAGTTTTTCGTGTGA
- a CDS encoding mechanosensitive ion channel family protein translates to MTFSILAAATTAAAKPAAPANNPLDDLRYWWDASIAWVNSHWLQIGIAIGVGLVIYFLLSMIRTFALKRAQSAPGEFTLTDIVGRVIHKTKSIVLAIIAVRMVAGYAQPPALILGTIQTVFTIAVVLQAAIWGREIILGLIQRRAAEGHNETLSNAMGIIRLLISIALFAIAAIVILDNMGVNVTGLIAGLGIGGIAIGLAAQGIFSDLFASLSIIFDRPFRVGETIRYDTSTATVERIGLKSTRLRSVNGELLVISNTNLLGKEITNFAHLHRRRVTFTISVIYQTTPAMLRDLPALLEEQVKAAGHEFIRSSFLTFGPSSLDFELLFDVFTEQFEEVVAARTDVGIRLFEALAAAGYEFAYPTQTTFTAAPDGTMILPYAESPKPRAGVAKAAKPG, encoded by the coding sequence ATGACCTTCTCCATTCTTGCCGCCGCGACGACAGCTGCCGCGAAACCCGCCGCGCCTGCCAACAACCCGCTCGACGATCTGCGTTACTGGTGGGACGCCAGCATCGCGTGGGTGAACAGCCACTGGCTGCAAATCGGCATCGCGATCGGCGTCGGGCTCGTCATCTATTTCCTGCTGTCGATGATCCGCACCTTCGCGCTGAAGCGCGCCCAATCGGCGCCGGGCGAATTCACCCTGACCGACATCGTCGGCCGGGTGATCCACAAGACCAAATCGATCGTGCTCGCGATCATCGCGGTCCGCATGGTCGCGGGCTACGCCCAGCCGCCGGCGCTGATCCTCGGCACCATCCAGACAGTCTTCACCATCGCCGTGGTGCTGCAGGCCGCGATCTGGGGACGCGAAATCATACTCGGCCTCATCCAGCGCCGCGCCGCCGAAGGGCATAACGAAACGCTGTCGAATGCGATGGGCATCATCCGCCTGCTGATCAGCATCGCGCTCTTCGCCATCGCCGCGATCGTCATCCTCGACAATATGGGTGTGAATGTCACCGGCCTGATCGCCGGCCTCGGCATCGGCGGCATCGCCATCGGCCTCGCCGCACAGGGCATTTTTTCCGATCTTTTCGCCTCGCTCTCGATCATCTTCGACCGCCCGTTCCGCGTCGGCGAAACGATCAGATATGACACCAGCACCGCGACGGTCGAACGTATCGGATTGAAAAGCACCCGGCTGCGCTCGGTCAACGGCGAACTGCTCGTCATCTCCAACACCAACCTCCTCGGCAAGGAGATCACCAATTTCGCGCACCTCCACCGGCGCCGCGTGACCTTCACGATCAGCGTCATCTACCAGACGACCCCGGCGATGCTGCGCGACCTGCCCGCACTGCTCGAGGAACAGGTCAAGGCGGCGGGCCATGAATTCATCCGATCGAGCTTCCTGACCTTCGGCCCGTCGAGCCTCGATTTCGAATTGCTGTTCGACGTCTTCACCGAACAGTTCGAGGAAGTGGTCGCGGCAAGGACCGATGTCGGCATCCGCCTGTTCGAAGCGCTCGCCGCCGCGGGCTATGAATTCGCCTATCCGACGCAAACGACCTTCACGGCCGCCCCTGACGGAACGATGATCCTGCCCTATGCCGAGTCTCCGAAACCGAGGGCGGGGGTAGCCAAGGCGGCCAAACCGGGCTGA
- the aqpZ gene encoding aquaporin Z, whose translation MSNMQKGLAEFIGTFWLVFGGCGSAVLAAAFPDVGIGLLGVSLAFGLTVVTMAYAIGHISGCHLNPAVTVGLWAGGRFAARDIPLYVVAQVLGAIVAAFLLWHVAEGNPAFDLATKGLAANGYDAGSPGGFDRTSALIIEILLTAFFLWIIMGSTDGRAPAGFAPLAIGLGLTLIHLISIPVTNTSVNPARSTGPALVVGGLALQQLWLFWVAPLIGGALGGWLYRTIGADSFPKPNIEGN comes from the coding sequence ATGAGTAACATGCAAAAGGGCTTGGCCGAATTTATCGGCACCTTCTGGCTTGTATTCGGCGGGTGCGGGAGCGCCGTGCTCGCTGCCGCATTTCCCGACGTCGGCATCGGGCTGCTCGGCGTCTCGCTGGCATTCGGCCTGACCGTGGTCACCATGGCCTATGCGATCGGCCATATTTCGGGCTGCCATCTCAATCCCGCGGTGACCGTGGGCCTGTGGGCGGGCGGCCGGTTCGCGGCGCGCGACATTCCGCTCTATGTGGTGGCGCAGGTGCTCGGCGCGATCGTCGCGGCGTTTCTGCTCTGGCATGTCGCGGAGGGCAATCCGGCCTTCGACCTTGCGACTAAGGGGCTCGCGGCGAATGGCTATGACGCCGGATCGCCCGGTGGCTTTGATCGTACCTCGGCTTTGATCATCGAGATCCTGCTCACGGCCTTTTTCCTGTGGATCATCATGGGATCGACGGACGGGCGCGCGCCCGCGGGGTTCGCGCCGCTCGCGATCGGGCTGGGGCTGACGCTGATCCACCTGATTTCGATCCCGGTGACCAACACGTCGGTCAATCCGGCGCGGAGCACCGGGCCGGCGCTGGTCGTCGGCGGCCTCGCGCTGCAGCAACTGTGGCTGTTCTGGGTCGCGCCGCTGATCGGCGGCGCGCTCGGCGGATGGCTTTATCGCACCATCGGTGCCGACAGCTTCCCGAAGCCGAATATCGAAGGCAATTGA
- a CDS encoding TIGR04063 family PEP-CTERM/XrtA system glycosyltransferase → MTRILHVLDHSLPAHSGYTFRTRALMKAQVAKGWEVAGVTGVRHPEPGPDGETVDGLTFYRTAPIAPARSPIREWREIGALAARIEALVDEWRPDLLHAHSPVLDAMAALRVGKRRSIPVLYEIRAFWEDAAVGNGTGREGSAKYFLTRQLETHAVKSADAVAVICDGLRGDLIARGVDAGKIVVSPNGVDLELFGDPPPRDAALAATLGLGDGDAVIGFIGSFYDYEGIDDLIAAMPALIAAQPGAQLLLVGGGPMETALKEQAAASPVASRIHFVGRVPHDQVERYYSLIDILAYPRKKMRLTDLVTPLKPLEAMAQGKLVAASDVGGHRELIEDGVTGTLFAPDDPAAIASALAGLLASRESWAEQRRVARVFVEKHRNWSSNILRYEPVYQRLLRRDSASLAA, encoded by the coding sequence ATGACCCGTATCCTCCACGTCCTCGACCACAGCCTGCCCGCGCACAGCGGCTATACCTTCCGCACCCGCGCGCTGATGAAGGCGCAGGTGGCGAAGGGGTGGGAGGTCGCCGGTGTCACCGGGGTGCGCCATCCCGAACCCGGGCCGGACGGCGAGACCGTCGATGGCCTGACCTTCTATCGCACCGCCCCGATCGCGCCGGCGCGCTCGCCGATCCGCGAATGGCGCGAGATCGGGGCGCTCGCGGCGCGGATCGAGGCGCTGGTCGACGAATGGCGGCCCGATCTGCTGCACGCCCATTCGCCGGTGCTCGACGCGATGGCGGCGCTGCGTGTCGGCAAAAGGCGCAGCATTCCGGTGTTGTACGAGATCCGCGCCTTCTGGGAGGATGCGGCGGTCGGCAACGGCACCGGGCGCGAGGGCAGCGCCAAATATTTCCTGACCCGCCAGCTTGAGACGCATGCGGTGAAATCGGCCGATGCGGTCGCGGTGATCTGCGACGGGCTGCGCGGCGATTTGATCGCGCGCGGAGTCGATGCCGGCAAGATCGTCGTGTCGCCCAATGGCGTCGACCTCGAGCTGTTCGGCGACCCGCCGCCGCGCGATGCGGCGCTGGCCGCCACGCTGGGGCTGGGCGACGGCGATGCGGTGATCGGTTTCATCGGCAGTTTCTATGATTACGAAGGCATCGACGACCTGATCGCCGCGATGCCGGCGCTGATCGCGGCGCAGCCGGGCGCCCAATTGCTGCTCGTCGGCGGTGGTCCGATGGAGACGGCGCTGAAGGAACAGGCGGCGGCCTCGCCCGTCGCGAGCCGGATCCACTTCGTCGGCCGGGTGCCGCACGACCAGGTCGAACGTTATTATTCGCTGATCGATATCCTCGCCTATCCGCGCAAGAAGATGCGGCTGACCGACCTCGTCACCCCGCTGAAGCCGCTCGAGGCGATGGCGCAGGGCAAACTGGTCGCGGCGTCGGATGTCGGTGGGCACCGCGAGCTGATCGAGGATGGGGTAACCGGGACGCTGTTCGCGCCCGACGACCCGGCGGCGATCGCATCGGCGCTGGCCGGATTGCTCGCATCGCGGGAGAGCTGGGCCGAGCAGCGCCGCGTCGCGCGCGTCTTCGTCGAAAAGCATCGTAACTGGTCGTCAAACATTTTACGTTACGAACCCGTTTACCAGCGACTGCTGCGACGCGATTCCGCATCGCTTGCGGCCTGA
- a CDS encoding putative O-glycosylation ligase, exosortase A system-associated, with product MRDIAFVAFLFAFIGLGFRKPFLFVLCFCYIDIVAPQRLSYFLINSIPISLIVFGLAIVGWLAVDDKRDTRWSGRQFLLLALLLYCWMTTIQADFPVEAQEKWSWVWKALVWAIFLPLTLRTKLRIEALTLVMLLSAAAIAIAGGIKTAAGGGGYGTLQLLLNENYGLYEGSIMSAVGISIIPLILWYRRHGTIFPPDWRVNLFCFALVFACVLLPIGTQARTGLVCLVILAGLSLRAVKHRFLYVAGAGLLALAAIPFLPQSFTERMETIQNHKSDQSASTRVAVWAWTWEYAKDNPFGGGFEAYMQNHVRVEKAASAYDPLKPQEAEPTVYEEKGRAYHSSYFEMLGEQGYPGLTLWLLLHLTGLIQMERLRRRYLKTRRGEEQWIAPLATALQHGHITYLIGSLFVGIAFQPFIYMMLALQMGLSTYVRRREREAGWRPLTARPAQVPTRHPVAQAN from the coding sequence ATGCGTGACATCGCTTTCGTCGCCTTTCTGTTCGCCTTCATCGGACTCGGATTTCGCAAGCCGTTCCTGTTCGTGCTGTGCTTCTGCTACATCGACATCGTCGCGCCGCAGCGTCTCAGCTATTTCCTGATCAACTCGATCCCGATCTCGCTGATCGTCTTCGGGCTCGCAATCGTCGGCTGGCTCGCGGTCGACGACAAGCGCGATACCAGGTGGTCGGGGCGACAATTCCTGCTGCTAGCGCTGCTCCTCTATTGCTGGATGACGACGATCCAGGCCGATTTCCCGGTCGAGGCGCAGGAAAAATGGAGCTGGGTGTGGAAGGCACTCGTCTGGGCGATCTTCCTGCCGCTCACGCTGCGCACCAAGCTGCGGATCGAAGCGCTGACCCTCGTCATGCTGCTCTCGGCGGCGGCGATCGCGATCGCCGGCGGTATCAAGACCGCGGCGGGCGGCGGCGGCTATGGCACGCTCCAGCTGCTGCTCAACGAAAATTACGGCCTCTACGAAGGCTCGATCATGTCGGCGGTCGGCATTTCGATCATCCCGCTGATCCTGTGGTACCGCAGGCACGGCACGATTTTCCCGCCCGACTGGCGCGTCAATCTCTTCTGCTTCGCCCTCGTCTTCGCGTGCGTGCTGCTGCCGATCGGGACGCAGGCGCGCACCGGACTCGTCTGCCTCGTCATCCTCGCGGGCCTGTCGCTGCGCGCGGTCAAGCACCGCTTCCTCTATGTCGCGGGCGCCGGGCTGCTCGCGCTCGCCGCCATTCCCTTCCTGCCGCAAAGCTTCACCGAGCGGATGGAAACGATCCAGAACCACAAGTCCGATCAGTCGGCCTCGACCCGCGTCGCGGTGTGGGCGTGGACATGGGAATATGCCAAGGACAATCCCTTCGGCGGCGGGTTCGAGGCCTATATGCAGAACCATGTCCGGGTCGAAAAGGCGGCGAGCGCCTATGATCCGCTCAAGCCGCAGGAGGCCGAACCTACGGTCTATGAGGAAAAGGGTCGCGCCTATCATTCGAGCTACTTCGAAATGCTCGGCGAACAGGGCTATCCGGGCTTGACCCTCTGGCTCCTCCTCCACCTTACCGGCCTGATCCAGATGGAACGGCTGCGGCGGCGCTATCTCAAGACGCGCCGCGGCGAGGAGCAATGGATCGCGCCGCTCGCCACCGCGCTCCAGCACGGCCATATCACCTATCTCATCGGGTCGCTGTTCGTCGGCATCGCCTTCCAGCCCTTCATCTACATGATGCTCGCGCTGCAGATGGGCCTGTCGACCTATGTGCGCCGCCGCGAACGCGAGGCCGGCTGGCGCCCGCTGACCGCCCGCCCGGCACAGGTCCCGACCCGGCATCCGGTGGCGCAAGCAAACTAG
- a CDS encoding diguanylate cyclase domain-containing protein: protein MTRRPLVRTGLQKLLSRFHFGVTLFAVALSGLTILLSGITAMRGYADRNIELAAQLGAYGVEPALVFNDAAAAREGLAPLMQIPGIARLRVLDDRGRPLTEWVSPSEDPAPLLTRVFFPEPFAVTIRRNGSAIGTIQVWGDSSTLIDYVRIGLLAGLACLIVTALGTIAMARRFEYELVKPLNEIATVAHDVRLHRRFDKRVQSLGITELDRLGGDINALLDELQGWQGSMESERAMLAHRASHDALTELPNRAAFDEQLAQRIGKAQQQGSRLALLFIDADNFKAANDRFGHAAGDAVLVALSNRIGATLRDGDFAARIGGDEFVVLVDPLDAAMEPSALAERIRTSISQPVTLPGNALYRPTASVGVAVFPDEATDAAALLTVADAAMYADKLSNRTRP from the coding sequence ATGACGCGCCGCCCGCTCGTTCGTACCGGCTTGCAAAAACTGCTGTCGCGCTTCCATTTCGGCGTCACCTTGTTCGCGGTCGCGCTGTCGGGGCTGACGATCCTGCTGTCGGGCATCACCGCGATGCGCGGCTATGCCGATCGCAATATCGAACTCGCGGCGCAACTCGGCGCCTATGGCGTCGAACCCGCGCTGGTGTTCAATGACGCCGCGGCGGCGCGCGAAGGGCTCGCGCCCCTGATGCAAATTCCCGGCATCGCCAGGCTGCGGGTGCTCGACGACCGCGGTCGGCCACTCACCGAATGGGTGTCGCCGTCGGAGGACCCGGCGCCGCTGCTGACCCGCGTCTTCTTCCCCGAACCCTTTGCCGTGACGATCCGCCGGAACGGCTCGGCCATCGGCACAATCCAGGTGTGGGGCGATTCCTCGACGCTGATCGACTATGTCCGCATCGGGCTGCTCGCCGGGCTCGCCTGCCTGATCGTCACCGCGCTCGGCACGATCGCCATGGCGCGGCGCTTCGAGTATGAACTGGTCAAGCCGCTGAACGAAATCGCCACGGTCGCCCACGACGTGCGCCTCCATCGCCGGTTCGACAAACGCGTTCAGTCACTCGGCATCACCGAACTCGACCGGCTGGGCGGCGACATCAACGCGCTGCTCGACGAACTGCAGGGCTGGCAGGGCAGCATGGAAAGCGAACGCGCGATGCTTGCACACCGCGCCTCGCACGACGCGCTGACCGAACTGCCCAATCGCGCCGCCTTCGACGAACAACTGGCGCAGCGCATCGGGAAGGCGCAGCAACAAGGCAGCCGCCTTGCCCTGCTCTTCATCGACGCCGACAATTTCAAGGCCGCCAACGACCGCTTCGGCCACGCGGCGGGCGACGCCGTACTTGTCGCGCTGTCGAACCGGATCGGCGCGACGTTGCGCGACGGCGACTTCGCGGCGCGGATCGGCGGCGACGAATTTGTTGTCCTCGTCGATCCGCTCGATGCCGCGATGGAGCCATCGGCGCTCGCCGAGCGGATTCGCACCAGTATCTCGCAGCCGGTGACGCTGCCGGGCAACGCCCTTTATCGCCCGACGGCGAGTGTCGGCGTCGCGGTCTTTCCCGACGAAGCAACCGATGCCGCCGCGCTCCTCACCGTTGCCGACGCCGCCATGTACGCCGACAAACTATCCAACCGAACCCGCCCTTGA
- a CDS encoding DNA topoisomerase IB, protein MSARLIHVDDSLPGIGRERLADGWRYRDAKGRIIRNAAEIKRLNAIALPPAYEDAWFCPAANGHILATGYDARGRKQYRYHPDFRRAQDADKYDRCAAFGHALPLLRARLEQDLARRTLCPERVVGAVVRLLDLAALRVGNEQYAAANNSFGATTLRQRHAKLTGKTLRLRYRAKGGAKRDVVVSDRSLTTLVRRLQDLPGQHLFQYEDDGDLCAVASEDVNAYIQDVMGDAFSAKHFRTWSASVEAFAYLHAAAEPPTLKQLLQHVADHLGNTPAVARKAYVHPAMLAAALERDDFAAAVGPLPRATRYLSRVERGFLTYLERAPDAAALLRSA, encoded by the coding sequence ATGTCCGCGCGCCTGATCCATGTCGACGACAGCCTGCCCGGCATCGGCCGCGAACGCCTCGCCGACGGCTGGCGCTACCGCGACGCCAAAGGCAGGATCATCCGCAACGCCGCCGAAATCAAAAGGCTGAACGCCATCGCGCTCCCTCCCGCCTATGAGGATGCGTGGTTCTGTCCCGCCGCCAACGGCCATATCCTCGCGACCGGCTATGATGCGCGCGGGCGCAAGCAATATCGCTACCATCCCGATTTCCGCCGCGCGCAGGACGCCGACAAATATGACCGCTGCGCCGCCTTCGGCCATGCCCTGCCGCTGCTGCGTGCGCGGCTCGAGCAGGATCTGGCGCGCCGCACCCTGTGCCCCGAGCGCGTCGTCGGCGCCGTCGTCCGCCTGCTCGACCTTGCCGCGCTGCGCGTCGGCAACGAACAATATGCCGCCGCCAACAACAGCTTCGGCGCCACTACGCTGCGCCAGCGCCACGCAAAACTGACCGGCAAGACCCTTCGCCTCCGCTACCGCGCCAAGGGCGGCGCAAAGCGCGACGTCGTCGTCAGCGACCGCAGCCTGACGACGCTGGTCCGCCGGCTACAGGACCTGCCGGGGCAGCATCTCTTTCAATATGAGGATGACGGCGACCTTTGCGCGGTCGCCTCCGAAGACGTCAACGCCTATATCCAGGATGTGATGGGCGACGCCTTCAGCGCCAAGCATTTCCGCACCTGGTCGGCGAGCGTCGAGGCCTTCGCCTATCTCCATGCCGCCGCCGAACCCCCGACGCTCAAACAGCTTTTGCAGCATGTCGCTGACCATCTCGGCAACACCCCCGCCGTCGCGCGCAAGGCCTATGTCCACCCGGCGATGCTCGCCGCGGCGCTGGAACGCGACGACTTCGCCGCGGCGGTCGGCCCCCTCCCCCGCGCGACCCGATATCTTTCGCGTGTCGAACGAGGCTTTTTGACCTATCTGGAGCGCGCACCCGATGCGGCGGCGCTGCTCCGCTCCGCCTGA
- a CDS encoding methyl-accepting chemotaxis protein, translating into MNPVDLALAPTPGHSAAIRTDAHLSEVIDLFRHEPQLRVLAVLDARGHPVGIIREQRVRELLFCPYWFSLMQNPTIGGSIATMTEPCLTADVAESTATLLAIVSRAAGAEGLVLVRDGRFVETLDSGQLAKLAMLREVELAQERSARAARVDAAGDRFHEDIAALTAALSHTARQVEEVARDLAERAQQTGRDAVSVAGATAQTLTGLGELGDRGHALAASMRRIVDDGTHARTVRSDAHRKVKAASERAAALKAASLSIEQMLALIIDMASRTNMLALNAGIEAAHAGDAGRGFAVVASEVKTLAKQTRSAAGDITHYIDRIRDIVGQVTEGFDEVEKAIVANNGFSDAVDKAVDGQSATTLMIASYVEQAVAAGREIDTRVQHIGRGATAVGDGAQSLGKLSAGLTQAAQSLHQRARHFVEAVAAA; encoded by the coding sequence ATGAACCCCGTCGATCTCGCGCTTGCCCCCACCCCCGGCCATTCGGCCGCGATCCGCACCGACGCCCATTTGTCCGAGGTGATCGACCTGTTCCGGCACGAGCCGCAACTGCGCGTCCTCGCGGTGCTCGATGCGCGCGGCCACCCGGTCGGGATCATCCGCGAGCAGCGGGTGCGCGAACTGCTGTTCTGTCCCTACTGGTTCTCGCTGATGCAGAATCCGACGATCGGCGGGTCGATCGCGACGATGACCGAACCCTGCCTGACCGCCGACGTCGCCGAATCGACCGCGACCCTGCTCGCCATCGTCTCGCGCGCGGCCGGCGCCGAGGGGCTGGTGCTGGTGCGCGACGGCCGTTTCGTCGAAACGCTCGACAGCGGCCAGCTTGCCAAACTGGCGATGTTGCGCGAGGTCGAACTGGCGCAGGAACGCAGCGCGCGCGCCGCGCGGGTCGATGCGGCGGGGGACCGGTTCCACGAAGATATCGCCGCGCTCACCGCCGCGCTGTCGCACACCGCACGCCAGGTCGAGGAGGTGGCACGCGACCTTGCCGAACGCGCGCAGCAGACCGGCCGCGATGCGGTGTCGGTCGCGGGGGCGACCGCGCAGACGCTGACCGGGCTCGGCGAACTCGGTGACCGCGGCCACGCGCTCGCCGCCTCGATGCGGCGGATCGTCGACGACGGCACCCACGCCCGCACCGTCCGCAGCGACGCGCACCGCAAGGTCAAGGCGGCGAGCGAGCGCGCCGCGGCGCTCAAGGCGGCGAGCCTGTCGATCGAACAGATGCTGGCGCTGATCATCGACATGGCGAGCCGTACCAACATGCTGGCGCTCAACGCAGGGATCGAGGCGGCGCACGCCGGCGATGCCGGGCGCGGCTTTGCCGTGGTCGCGTCGGAGGTCAAGACGCTGGCGAAGCAGACGCGCAGCGCGGCGGGCGACATCACCCACTATATCGACCGCATCCGCGACATCGTCGGCCAGGTCACCGAGGGGTTCGACGAGGTCGAAAAGGCGATCGTCGCAAACAACGGCTTTTCCGACGCGGTCGACAAGGCGGTCGACGGGCAGAGCGCGACGACGCTGATGATCGCGAGCTATGTCGAGCAGGCGGTCGCGGCGGGGCGCGAGATCGACACGCGCGTCCAGCACATCGGCCGCGGCGCGACCGCGGTCGGCGACGGTGCGCAGTCGCTCGGCAAATTGTCGGCGGGGCTGACGCAAGCAGCGCAATCGCTGCACCAGCGCGCACGGCACTTCGTCGAGGCGGTCGCCGCCGCCTGA
- the galU gene encoding UTP--glucose-1-phosphate uridylyltransferase GalU gives MKPIRKAVFPVAGLGTRFLPATKAIPKEMLPVVDRPLIQYAVDEAREAGIEQMIFVTGRGKSAIEDHFDIAFELEKTMSERGKDLSVLEPTRLGPGNCAYVRQQEPLGLGHAIWCARDIVGDEPFAIFLPDEFMHGTPGCMKQMVDAYHRVGGNLLSVLEVPHEQVSSYGVIAPGTQDGAMTEVLGLVEKPAIADAPSNLIISGRYILQPEVMKVLAAQEKGAGGEIQLTDAMATMIGKQPFHAVTFDGARYDCGSKAGYIQANLAVALERPDIADEVRAFAIDLLK, from the coding sequence ATGAAACCGATCCGCAAAGCCGTCTTCCCCGTCGCCGGCCTCGGCACCCGCTTCCTGCCGGCGACCAAGGCGATCCCCAAGGAAATGCTCCCCGTCGTCGACCGACCGCTGATCCAGTACGCGGTCGACGAAGCGCGCGAGGCGGGGATCGAGCAGATGATCTTCGTCACCGGGCGCGGCAAGAGCGCGATCGAAGATCATTTCGACATCGCCTTCGAACTCGAAAAGACGATGTCCGAACGCGGCAAGGATCTGTCGGTGCTCGAACCGACGAGGCTAGGCCCCGGCAATTGCGCCTATGTCCGCCAACAGGAACCGCTGGGCCTCGGCCATGCGATCTGGTGCGCGCGCGACATCGTCGGCGACGAACCTTTCGCCATCTTCCTGCCCGACGAATTCATGCACGGCACGCCGGGCTGCATGAAGCAGATGGTCGACGCCTACCACCGCGTCGGCGGCAACCTGCTCTCGGTGCTCGAAGTGCCGCACGAACAGGTGTCGAGCTATGGCGTGATCGCGCCAGGGACGCAGGACGGCGCGATGACCGAAGTGCTGGGTCTCGTCGAAAAGCCCGCGATCGCCGACGCGCCGTCGAACCTGATCATCTCGGGCCGCTACATCCTCCAGCCCGAAGTGATGAAAGTCCTCGCGGCGCAGGAAAAGGGCGCGGGCGGCGAAATCCAGCTCACCGATGCAATGGCGACGATGATCGGCAAACAGCCGTTCCACGCCGTGACCTTCGACGGTGCGCGCTACGACTGCGGGTCGAAGGCCGGCTACATCCAGGCCAATCTCGCGGTCGCGCTCGAACGCCCCGACATCGCCGACGAGGTCCGCGCCTTTGCGATCGACCTTTTGAAATAG
- a CDS encoding OmpA family protein, with protein MKRVDAVIHALRRPLRALSFLFIAAALAACQSVPPPTGFNAAQVAALKAEGFVETDAGWTLTLPERLLFATDESNLKPDQIETISKIAARLSAVGITSARVEGHTDSVGSSAYNLKLSQARAQAVAAPMQANGMSLAPDQVIGRGEALPLSSNATAEGRQDNRRVVVIVWPQ; from the coding sequence ATGAAGCGAGTTGATGCCGTGATCCATGCCCTTCGCCGTCCCTTACGCGCGCTGTCATTCCTGTTCATCGCCGCGGCACTCGCCGCCTGTCAGAGCGTTCCGCCGCCGACCGGCTTCAACGCCGCGCAGGTCGCCGCACTCAAAGCCGAAGGTTTCGTCGAGACCGATGCCGGCTGGACGCTGACCCTGCCCGAGCGGCTGTTGTTCGCGACCGACGAAAGCAATCTGAAGCCCGATCAGATCGAAACCATTTCAAAGATCGCCGCACGCCTCTCGGCAGTGGGGATCACCTCCGCACGCGTCGAGGGCCACACCGATTCGGTCGGCAGCAGCGCTTATAATCTCAAGCTGTCGCAGGCCCGCGCACAGGCGGTGGCCGCGCCGATGCAGGCGAATGGCATGTCGCTGGCTCCCGACCAGGTCATCGGCCGCGGCGAGGCGCTGCCCCTGTCGAGCAATGCCACCGCCGAAGGCCGGCAGGACAACCGCCGCGTCGTCGTGATCGTCTGGCCGCAATAG